CTGTTGATAATTGGAATAAAATTAAACTATCTGACGGAAAAACAGGATGGATTATTAATAATAATATTAAGCTGTTAAATAATTTTTAAAGGAAAATTTTAACAATAATTAAATAAAGCTTTCTTAAATTTGCATTTCAATTTAAAAAAAAACTTTGAAAGTAAAAATTGCACTTTTTTTCTCAATATTATTCATGAGCCTAATTGTTGCGCCTACAATTATTACTTTAATAGATGATAATCAGGATATTTCATATTTTTTTGATTTAACAGAAGAAGAAGAAAATAATACTAAAGAAGGTTTAAAAGAATTAAAGATATATTCAAATATTGATGTAAATATATTTTTCAAAAAAATTAAAAAAAGAAAAAATGTAATTTTTAACTCTAAAAACTACACTTCTCTTTATTTAAAAATTAGTACTCCACCACCCGAACTACCAACTCTTTTGTAGTATCAAAATTATTTATTTTTTATTAAAAACCCCTAGGTATATAAACTCAGGGTAAAAATCACGTATATATGTTTAAAAATATTAAGAACGATTTACCAGCAAGTGTAGTCGTATTTTTTGTCGCACTTCCTTTATGTTTAGGTATTGCTTTAGCAAGTGGAGCACCACTTTTTTCTGGATTAATTGCAGGAATTATTGGAGGAGTTGTAGTAGGAGCTTTAAGTGGCTCTAAAATAGGAGTTAGTGGTCCGGCAGCAGGTTTAGCTGCAATTGTATTAACTGCTATTGGTACTTTAGGTGGCTATGAAAACTTTTTAGTTGCCGTAGTTTTAGGAGGTATTATTCAGGTTATTTTTGGTTTTTTAAAAGCAGGAATTATTGGGTATTATTTTCCTTCATCAGTAATTAAAGGAATGTTAACAGGTATCGGTATTATCATTATTTTAAAACAAATACCTCATTTTTTTGGATATGATGCCTCTCCTGAAGGTTCTGATAGTTTTATAGAAGCATCTGGAGAAAACTCTTTTACAGCAATTTTTAATATTGTTGATAATATTAATTTAGGTGCTACAATAATTGGTTTTATTGGGTTAGCAATATTATTACTTTGGAGTAATGTTTTATCTAAAAAAGGAAAAATATTTCAAATAATACAAGGTCCTTTAGTAGCGGTTGTAGCAGGTATTGTATACTATTTTGTTACCATTCAAAACTCTAAATATGGTATTAATTCAGCACACTTAGTAAGTGTTCCTGTACCAGATAGTTTAGATTCTTTTTTAGGTCAATTTAGTTTTCCTAACTTTAGTGCTATTACAAATCCACAAGTTTGGGTTACTGCTTTTACTATTGCTTTAGTAGCAAGTTTAGAAACATTATTATGTGTTGAGGCATCTGATAAAATAGACCCAGATAAAAATGTAACACCAACAAATAGAGAATTATTAGCTCAAGGAACAGGGAATATCATTTCTGGACTTATTGGTGGTTTACCAATTACACAAGTTATCGTAAGAAGTTCTGCTAATATTCAATCTGGTGGAAAAACTAAATTAGCTACAATAATTCACGGATTTTTATTATTAATTTCTGTTATTTTAATTCCAACTTTATTAAATAAAATTCCACTATCTGTTTTAGCAGCAATCTTATTAGTAGTAGGTTATAACTTAGCGAAACCAAAAGTGTTTAAAGAAATATTTCAATTAGGTTGGAAGCAATGGATTCCTTTTACAGTAACTGTTGTTGGTATTGTTTTTGCTGATTTATTAGTAGGAATTGCTTTAGGTTTAATGGTAGGAATTATAGTTATTTTAATTAAAAGTTTTCAAAACTCTCACTTTTTACACATTGAAGATAAAAGTAATGGTAAGCATCGAATTAAAATGACACTTGCTGAAGAAGTAACCTTCTTTAATAAAGGTGCTATTTTAAAAGAATTAGATAGTTTACCTAGAGAAACTCATTTAGAATTAGATGTTAGAAAAACTAGATATTTAGATAATGATATTATAGAAATTTTAGAAGATTTTGCCTTTAAAGCAAAAGAACGAAATATAGATATTCAATTAATTTCAGAACGAGGTGTTGTAGAAAATCCTCCTAGTTATATTGAATTCTTCAATTTAAGAACTAAAAAAACAGCTTAAAAAACATATTAAAAAAAGCATTATTTTAACACTTGTTCTTTTTAACAAATGTTAAATAAAAAATATAAAAGACGATTTTAAAAACTAAAAATATGCCACATAGAAATAAAGCAATAACAAAAGATGTACAAGATAAATTAACACCAATGATTGTGTTACAAGATTTTATTGAAGGAAATTCTCGTTTTATTAGAGATGAAGTTCATACAATAGATCATAAAGCATTAATTACACAAACAACAGATGGACAACACCCAAAAGCAATTGTACTTTCATGTATCGATTCTAGAGTTCCTGTTGAATTAATTTTTGATCAAACTATTGGTGATGTTTTTGTTGCTAGAGTTGCTGGAAACTTTGAAAATACTGACATTTTAGGAAGTATGGAATACTCTTGTAAAGTTGCAGGAAGTAAATTAGTTTTTGTGTTAGGACACGAAAGCTGTGGAGCTGTAAAAGCTGCCTGTGATCATGTAGAACTAGGAAATATCACATCAATGTTAGATAATATTCAACCTGCAGTTAAAAAATCTGAAGAAGAAATTTCAGGAGATCATAATTCATCTAATAGCGATTTTGTTAATAAAACAATTGAAAACAATGTTCAATTAACAATTGAAAGAATTAGAGAAAAAAGTCCTATTTTAAATGAAATGGAACAAAATGGAGAAATTAAAATTGTTGGTGGTGTTTACCATATTAGTACAGGAAAAGTAGCTATGTTATAATTTTTAAAAAACATATAAAATAAAAAACCGAGATAGATATCTCGGTTTTTTTATGCCTTTATTTTTATTCCGCTATTTTATCATCCTTAATTATAGAAGGAAAAATTATAGGAGCTATTTTTTTAACAGGTTTGTATAAAATAGATTCTTCTAAATTTTCTTGCTTTACAAAAGGAATCGTGTCATTCATTTTTCCGAAGAAAATAAAAGCTACACTTAATATTAATCCAATTTTTAAAGCTCCAAAAACACCACCTAATATTTTATTTAAAATACCTAAAGAAGCAAAATCGGCTATTTTAGTTAACACTTTTCCTAACAAAGCAATTACTATTATAATTACAACAAATGTAGCTGCAAAAGCAGTTAATGAAATATATTTTTCATCCCAAGTAACACTGTCTTTTAACCAATCGGAAATGAAATAAGAAAAATGCATTGCTCCATAAACTCCAGCAATTAATGCTACTAAAGAAGCTACTTCAACAAACAATCCTTTCATTATTCCACGTACAAAACCAAAAAGTAAAAGTGTTGCTATTATAATATCAAAAGTATTCATATGTTTAAAAATAAAGATTATAAAATATCATTTTAAAAGATCAACACATATTTAAATTTATTATACGTGTAAATTCTATATCAAATATACATAACTCAGTTGTATCTTTGTATATTCAAAAAAATATAGATGACCAAAGAAGTTAACTTAAAGGAAAAATGGGATTTTGTGATAAAAAATTTATCAGATCAATTTGCAGATGGTGATGAGTTAAATGTCGATGCAGTTATTTATTTAATTGGAGTACAAGAATTAGGGCAAGGACAAAGACTATTTAAAAAAGATGAAAAAGTAAACTTAATGCATATTGCAATATGTAAACTTTTAGAACCTTACGGATATTATGAATTTGACTTCTTTGACGAAGATGGTTGGCCACATTACAAAACCTTAACAGAATTACCAAGTTTAAAAGCAGGTGAACAATCTGTTTTAATAAAAGAAGCAATTGTTAATTACTTTGAATTAATTGATTTTTTTAAAGTATAAAACATTGTAAAACTACTTTATTAACCAATACTAAATTATCTTTTTAAGAATAAAAGACAACCACTATTTTCATAAAATAAGAAAAATAAAATAAAATGTGGTACACTTCTTGGATAGATGTTAGTAAATGACTAGTTTTAAATATTAATTCAACTTTTTAAAATATACTAATGAAAAAATTACTGTCGCTATTAATATTTGCCACTTCAATAGTTAGCGCTCAATATACTATTAAAGGTACAATGACGCCACCTGAAAAAAGTGACTGGGTCTATTTACATAAATTACAAGGTGCTAAACCTAAGTTTATTAGTAATACTACTATAAAATTAAATACAATTGTTGTTGCTGGTGAAAAGCAAGTATTAGGTAAATTTGAATTTATTTTACCTGAAGATACAAAACCTGGTGCCTATAGAGCAACTTATAGAAATAAAGGAGCTGGGTTTGTTGATTTCTATTTTAATAAAGAAAATATAGAGTTTATATTTAACCCTAAATACCCAAATCAATCAGTAGTTTTTACAGCTTCTAGAGAAAATAAATTATATATAGAATATTTGCAAGCTTATGCTTTAATACAAAATAAAATTGATGAGAATCAAATTGATTATATTCAAAATGGAAATAAAGAGAATAAAAAAGCCTATAAAATAGCTGTAAAGAAGCTTCAAGATGTACAAAATATTTATGAAAATAAATCAGACGGTATGTTGGTTAATAATTTTATAGAAGCATCACAACGTTATAATCCATCAAGTCCTATTGATAATATGGATGAATATCTTTCGTCTACTGTAAATCATTTTTTTAAATATATAAATTTTAAAAATGATGCTTTATATAACTCTTCTTTTTTAGTAGATCGTATTGCTGATTACGTTTTTTACTTAAACTATTCTGAAAATAAAAAACTACAACAAAAATTACTTAAAGAATCAATTACTAAAGTAATGGGTAAACTTTCTGGTGTTGAATTAAAAAAATCAGTAACAGAGTTTTTAATTACTTCTTTAGCTGACAAACGCGATGGTGAAACAGTAGATTGGTTATTTGAAAAATACTATGATAAATTACCAGAAGATGAAATTAATGCTGAATTTAAAAAAGAAAAATTACAATTATTAAATGCTACCATTGGTAGAATAGCACCTGATTTTTCAATGGAAAGAAGAAGGTGAAAAATTAAAGTTATCGACCTTAGATGATGGTGAAAAATATTTATTAATATTTTGGAGTACTGCCTGTCCTCACTGTGTTAAAGATATTCCAGAATTACATACAATAATGCAAAAATATTCTAAAGTATCTGTGGTTTCTTTTGCTGTTGAAAAATACAAAGTTAATGATTGGGACCAATTTGTAATAAACTTACCGTATTGGCATAATGCAATGGGAACACATCCTGAATATAAATGGGATAATGAAACTATACAGAAATATAATTTATTAGCTACACCATCTTATTTTGTTTTAGATAAGGATAAAAAAATAATTGCTGTACCTAATGATTTAGCTGATGTCAAAAAATATTTTGATAATCTTCAAGAAGAAGAATCTGAAGAAGAAGAGTAAAATAATACTTTTCATACAATAAAAAAATCCTGATAAATTTTATCAGGATTTTTTGTTTTAAAAATATAGAAATGCATCTTCTATATGATGAATATTAAAACCTTCTTTACTTTTTAAAATTGCGATAATATCAAATCGAATTTCAACATCTAAATCTTTTTGATTTACATAATTATCAATTGCATAAACCAATAATTTTATTTTCTTCGGATTTACAAAATTTTGCGGATTACCAAAATAAGAACTAGATCTTGTTTTAACCTCAACAACAATTAAAGTATCTAATTTTTGAGCGATAATGTCAACCTCAGCCTTTTTAAATCGATAATTTTTCTCAACAATAATATATCCTTTATTTTGTAAATATTCGATAGCTAACTGTTCACCTTTTTCTCCAAGATCGTTATGTTGTGCCACTACTTAAATTTTACAGTTACTATTTTACCGATGCTATTTACTTCAACCATTCTTCCCATAATTAAAGCTCTGTTATCAGGTTCATGACCTGCAGGAAAATTAAATATAACAGGAATCTCTTTAGGAATCAAATCTAAAATTAATTGCTCGATAGAACTTCCCCAAGGTGTTGAATTTTTTTTAACCTTAGTCATATCACCTACAATAACACCACTTACTTTTGTAAAATATCCTGCACGTTTTAAACTTTGTAACATTCTATCAATCGAATATTTGTACTCCCCTATTTCTTCAATAAATAACACTTTATTTTCTGTTGATATTTGACTATCCGACCCTAACATCGATGCTAAAATAGCAATATTACCACCAACTAATCCTCCTTTAAAACTTCCTAATTGATTGTATTTTGATGCAGAAATATTATAAGAAAGAGATTTTCCAAACAAAGTTTTTTTAAGCGATGCAATACTTTTTGCAATAACTTCGGGTTTATCTTGTAAACTTGTTCCCATTATTCCGTGAATCGTTTCTACACCTAAATTATGAATATGATTATGAAACGCTGTGATATCAGAATAACCAATTACCCATTTAGGATTTTCAATAAATTTAGAAAAATCTAATTTATCTAATATTCTGACAGAACCATAACCGCCACGAGCCGACCAAATAGCTTTTATATTCGAATTATCTAAAGCATCTTGAAAATCTTGACAACGCTGTTCATCCGTTCCTGCAAAATGATGAGATTGATTAAACATATGTTTTCCGTAAACAACTTTTAACCCCCAACTTTCAGCTAATTTTTTGGCTTTATCAATAATATGTTTTCTGTTTTTTAAAATTCCTGCTGGAGCAATTATTGCGATTGTGTCGCCTTTTTGTAAAGATGGCGGCGTTATTAAATTCATAGTTGATGTTTGTGAAAAAGCTATAGATACGGTTAGTAAAAAAGATAGTATTGTTAAAATTCTCTTCAAAATAGTGTGTTATTTATCAATGTGGTTCAATTAAAAAGTATAATCTATGTAAATGTACCTATTTTATAACAGTTTAAAAAATTGCTTTTTCGTACTTTTGCGCTTTAATTTTAGCATAGAAAAATGACTACACCAAAAAGATATACAATTACAGCGGCATTACCTTATACAAACGGTCCTATACATATTGGACATTTAGCAGGTGTATATGTTCCTGGAGATATTTACTCACGTTTTTTACGTGGAAAAGGAAAAGATGTTGCTTTTATTTGCGGATCTGATGAGCATGGTGTAGCAATACCAATGCGTGCAAAAAAAGAAGGTGTTACTCCACAACATATTATTGATAAATATCACGGAATTATTAAAAAATCATTTGTTGATTTTGGTATTTCTTTTGATAATTATTCTCGTACATCTTCTGAAATTCATCATAAAACAGCTTCTGAATTTTTCACAAAATTATATAATGATGGAGAATTTATTGAAGAAGTTACAGAACAATTATACGATGCTGAAGCTAATCAATATTTAGCTGATCGTTTTGTGGTTGGAACTTGTCCAAAATGTGGAAATGAAGAAAGCTATGGTGACCAATGTGAAAAATGTGGAACAAGCCATAATGCAACAGATTTAATCAATCCTAAATCGGCAATTACAGGAAATGTTCCTTCTTTAAAAGAAACAAAACACTGGTTTTTACCTTTAGATAAACACGAAGATTTTTTACGTAAATGGATTTTAGAAGGTCATAAAAGCGATTGGAAACCAAACGTTTTAGGGCAATGTAAATCTTGGATTGATGACGGATTACGTCCAAGAGCCGTAACTCGTGATTTAGATTGGGGAATTCCTGTTCCTGCTGAAGGAGCTGACGGAAAAGTATTATATGTTTGGTTTGATGCTCCTATTGGTTATATTTCATCTACCAAAGAATGGGCTGCTCGTGAGGGTAAAAACTGGGAAGATTATTGGAAAAAAGACGATACTAAATTAGTACACTTTATCGGAAAAGATAATATTGTATTTCACTGTCTTATTTTTCCATCAATGTTAAAAGCTCATGGAGATTATATTTTACCTGAAAATGTACCTGCCAACGAATTTTTAAATTTAGAAGGTAATAAATTATCAACATCTAAAAATTGGGCAGTTTGGTTGCATGAATATTTAGAAGATTTTCCTAATCAGCAAGATGTTTTACGTTACACTTTAACGGCAAACGCTCCTGAAAGTAAAGATAACGATTTTACTTGGAAAGATTTTCAAGCAAAAAATAATAATGAGTTAGTCGCTATCTTCGGAAACTTTATAAACCGTGTAGTTGTTTTAACTAACAAATATTATGAAGGAAAAGTACCTGTTGCGGGTGATTTATCAGAAGTTGATGAAGATACTTTAGCCACTTTAAAAGAGTTTCCGAATGTAATTGCTAAATCAATTGAGCGTTACCGCTTTAGAGAAGCATCTCAAGAATTAATGAATTTAGCACGTTTAGGTAATAAATATTTAGCCGATGAAGAGCCTTGGAAAATGATTAAGGTTGATGCAGAACGCACTAAAACAATTATGAATGTAGCTTTACAAATTGCTGCTGGATTAGCTATTTTATCAGAACCTTTTTTACCTTTTACTTCAACAAAATTAAAATCAATTTTAAATATTGATACCGCTTTAACTTGGAATGATGTATCAGAAAAAGAAGTTTTAATTTCAGATAATCATCAAATTAACGAAGCAGAATTATTGTTTTCTAAAATTGAAGATGTTGAAATTGAAAAACAATTAGCAAAATTAGAAGCTACTAAAAAAGCAAATGAAGCTGAAAACAGAGTTCTTGAGCCTCAAAAAGAAACCATTGAATTTGATGATTTCACAAAAATAGATATCCGTGTAGGAACTATTACTGCTGCCGAAAAAGTAGCAAAAACGAAGAAGTTATTAAAACTTACTGTTGATGTTGGGCTTGATACTAGAACAATTGTTTCGGGTATTGCTGAAAGTTTTAAACCTGAAGATATTATTGGACAACAAGTTTCTGTAGTTTGTAACTTAGCTCCTCGTAAATTAAAAGGAATAGAAAGTCAAGGTATGATTTTAATGATTGATACGCCTGATGGTAAACTTGCATTTGCACAACCTTCTGAAAAGGTAACAAACGGAGAGTTTATATCTTAAATAAAAATAACATTTTAGTATATTTGAAACCTCACTTTTAAAAAGTGAGGTTTTTTTATCTCAAATAACTACGCTATGCAACTCATAAATTATATAATTTCTCGCTGTAAAATTTCTTTAAAATCGATTCAAAGTACTATTGAATTATTAAATGAAGATTGTACTATTCCTTTTATTGCTCGTTACAGAAAAGAAAAAACTGGTAATTTAGATGAAGTTGAAATCGGTTTAATAGTCGAATTAAAAGAGCAATTTGAAATCCTTGAAAAAAGAAAAAAACAATCATAAAAGCCATTGAAGAACAAGATGCTTTAACCGATGAACTAAAAAATAAGATTGATAAAACAGAAAATATTACTGCTTTAGAAGACATTTATCTTCCTTATAAAAAGAAACGAAAAACAAAAGCCGAAACTGCTCGTAAAAACGGATTAGAACCTTTGGCAAAAATGATACTAAGTCAGCGTATAAATGACTTAAATTTTACTGCATCAAAATATAAAAACAACGAAGTTTCATCCGAAGAAAAAGCCTTAGAAGGCGCACGACATATTATATCAGAATGGATAAATGAACGCACCGATGTTCGAAATAATATTCGTAAAGAATTAGCACGTTTTTCTGTTATCAATACTAAAGTTGTAAAAACAAAAAAAGAAGAAGAAAACGCGCAAAAATTTAAAGATTACTTTGATTGGAATGAAAGTTTTAGTAGAATTCCTTCTCATAGATTTTTAGCTATTCTTCGTGCCGAAAAGGAAGGTTTTATCAGAATAAAAATTGATATAGATAACGAAAGAGCAATTCAAAAAATAGAAAATAGTATTATTCGTTCTCAAAATAATTGTAGTCAACAAATTGAATTAGCTATTTCCGATGCTTATAAACGTTTATTATTAACCGCTTTAACAAATGAAGCAATGGTAATTGCTAAAGAAAAAGCTGATGAAAGTGCAATAACAGTATTTACAAAAAACTTACAACAACTTTTATTAAGTGCTCCGTTAGGCGAAAAACGAATTTTAGCAATTGACCCAGGTTTTAGGTCGGGCTGTAAAGTCGTTTGCTTAAATAAACAAGGCGATTTATTACAAAATGATACTATTTATCCACATGCACCGCAACATAAATCTGACGAAGCGATACAAAAAATAAGTGCTTTAGCTGAAAAACATAACATTGAAGCCATTGCAATTGGTAACGGAACTGCATCAAGAGAAACGGAACAGTTTATCAAAAAAATAGCTTTTAAAAATAATATTTCGGTTTTTGTTATTAGTGAAGCTGGAGCATCAATTTATTCGGCTTCAAAAATTGCTAGAGATGAATTTCCTGATTACGATGTTACCGTTCGTGGTGCAATTTCTATTGGTCGTAGATTGGCTGATCCGCTTGCGGAATTAGTTAAAATTGATGCAAAATCGATTGGTGTAGGACAATATCAACGTGATGTAGAACAAGGAAAACTAAAAAAATCATTAGATATCGTTGTTGAACATTGTGTAAATAAAGTAGGCGTAAATATAAATACGGCTAGTGTTTCGTTATTAAGTGCAGTTTCTGGAATTGGTACAAAACTAGCCGAAAATATTGTAAATTATCGAAATGAAAATGGCGCTTTTAAAAACAGAACTGCTATAAAAAAAGTTCCTCGTTTAGGTGGAAAAGCTTTTGAACAATCCGCAGGTTTTTTACGTATTAAAAATGGCGATAATCCTTTAGATAATTCGGCTGTCCATCCTGAGCGTTATGCTTTGGTCAAAAAAATGGCTAAAGATTCTGGCAATAAAATCATCGATTTAATAGGAAATAACTCGGTTTTAAAACAATTGAAATTACAGCAATATATTACCGATTCTTACGGATTACCAACCCTTCAGGATATTGTAAAAGAATTAGAAAAACCTGGCTTAGATCCTCGAGAAAAAGCGAAAGAATTTAGTTTTAACGAACATGTTAAAACAATTGATGATTTAAAAACAGCAATGATTCTTCCTGGAATTATCAACAATATTACAAATTTTGGTTGTTTTGTCGATATCGGAATTAAAGAAAGTGGTTTAGTTCATGTTTCTAATCTTTCAAATACTTTTGTGAAAGATATTAATGAACATGTTACTTTAAATCAGCATGTACAAGTAAAGGTTTTAGAGGTCGATGTAACAAGAAAACGCATTCAACTTTCTATGAATTTCTAATATTTTTTAAAAGATAAAATAAATAATTATTAGAAGCAATTTCCCGCTTTCCGCACTCGCTTTTTTTTGAAGAAAAATCAAAAAAAGAGCTCAAACAAATGCTACAATCGGGGCTAGAAATTTGTACATATTTTTAAATTCTTAGATAATTTTAAAATCATAAGTTATCAAATAAAAACACCCAAAAACGTTTAAATTTTTGGGTGTTTTTTATATCAAAAAAACGATATAATTTAATTTATAGTTGAAGAACCTAATAATTCGGTAGCTTCTAAAACAATCATATATGCATTTGGATCGTGCTTTTCAACAAGATTTTTAAGCGTCATAATTCTGTTTTTGTTTATCGATAAAAATATTATATTTCTTTGATTTGATTGTGATAAGTTATTTCCTTGTATTAAAGTTCCTGAAATCCCCATTTTAGAAGCAATTACCATATTTAACGCATCTAAATCATCCGAAGCAATATGTACAATTTTGTTTTGTTTACGTCCTGTAACTACTAAATCTATAAATTTACTTGCTACAAAAATACTTAGCATTGCCCACAAAGCAAGTTCTAAATCTTTAAAAACAAGTGCCGATAAAAGAACGATACATATATCTAAAGTTAAAATTACAGTACCTGGTTTAAAATCGTATTTATCTTTTAAAATACGAGCAATAATGGCACCTCCACCTGCAGAAGCATCACCTTTAAATATAAGTCCAATACCTAAACCTACACATGCACCTCCGTAAATTGTTGATAATAATGTGTTAGTACTTAAAGCAGGAAATTGTATAACTTCTCTAAATAAATCAACATATGTAGCTAATGAAGCAATAGAAATCATGGTTCTAAAAGCAAAACGTTTTCCAATATACTTTATCCCTACTAAAATTAATGGAGCATTTAATAATAGTAATAATATTCCTATCGGAATGTTAGATATATAATTTAAAATAATTGATAAACCCGAAGTACCTCCCGTTGCAATTTTATTTGGTGCTAAAAAACCAACTACTCCAATTGCTAAAATTAAACTACCACTAAGTATAAAAAGATAATTTTTTAACTCATTTTTAAGTTTCTTCCCGTTCATTTTATTCCATTTTAAGTGACAAAAGTACTCTTAATATAAAAAAACAGAATGTATTTATGATGTTTTTAATCTGAAAAAATCAAATTAAGGTTATATTTAACTATAAGTTTACATAGCATATCAATTTAAAAAAACTTGTTATTTTACGAATTATTTATTT
The Tenacibaculum pacificus DNA segment above includes these coding regions:
- a CDS encoding SulP family inorganic anion transporter, with amino-acid sequence MFKNIKNDLPASVVVFFVALPLCLGIALASGAPLFSGLIAGIIGGVVVGALSGSKIGVSGPAAGLAAIVLTAIGTLGGYENFLVAVVLGGIIQVIFGFLKAGIIGYYFPSSVIKGMLTGIGIIIILKQIPHFFGYDASPEGSDSFIEASGENSFTAIFNIVDNINLGATIIGFIGLAILLLWSNVLSKKGKIFQIIQGPLVAVVAGIVYYFVTIQNSKYGINSAHLVSVPVPDSLDSFLGQFSFPNFSAITNPQVWVTAFTIALVASLETLLCVEASDKIDPDKNVTPTNRELLAQGTGNIISGLIGGLPITQVIVRSSANIQSGGKTKLATIIHGFLLLISVILIPTLLNKIPLSVLAAILLVVGYNLAKPKVFKEIFQLGWKQWIPFTVTVVGIVFADLLVGIALGLMVGIIVILIKSFQNSHFLHIEDKSNGKHRIKMTLAEEVTFFNKGAILKELDSLPRETHLELDVRKTRYLDNDIIEILEDFAFKAKERNIDIQLISERGVVENPPSYIEFFNLRTKKTA
- a CDS encoding carbonic anhydrase family protein — encoded protein: MPHRNKAITKDVQDKLTPMIVLQDFIEGNSRFIRDEVHTIDHKALITQTTDGQHPKAIVLSCIDSRVPVELIFDQTIGDVFVARVAGNFENTDILGSMEYSCKVAGSKLVFVLGHESCGAVKAACDHVELGNITSMLDNIQPAVKKSEEEISGDHNSSNSDFVNKTIENNVQLTIERIREKSPILNEMEQNGEIKIVGGVYHISTGKVAML
- a CDS encoding CvpA family protein; translation: MNTFDIIIATLLLFGFVRGIMKGLFVEVASLVALIAGVYGAMHFSYFISDWLKDSVTWDEKYISLTAFAATFVVIIIVIALLGKVLTKIADFASLGILNKILGGVFGALKIGLILSVAFIFFGKMNDTIPFVKQENLEESILYKPVKKIAPIIFPSIIKDDKIAE
- a CDS encoding DUF4369 domain-containing protein, whose amino-acid sequence is MKKLLSLLIFATSIVSAQYTIKGTMTPPEKSDWVYLHKLQGAKPKFISNTTIKLNTIVVAGEKQVLGKFEFILPEDTKPGAYRATYRNKGAGFVDFYFNKENIEFIFNPKYPNQSVVFTASRENKLYIEYLQAYALIQNKIDENQIDYIQNGNKENKKAYKIAVKKLQDVQNIYENKSDGMLVNNFIEASQRYNPSSPIDNMDEYLSSTVNHFFKYINFKNDALYNSSFLVDRIADYVFYLNYSENKKLQQKLLKESITKVMGKLSGVELKKSVTEFLITSLADKRDGETVDWLFEKYYDKLPEDEINAEFKKEKLQLLNATIGRIAPDFSMERRR
- a CDS encoding TlpA family protein disulfide reductase → MFWSTACPHCVKDIPELHTIMQKYSKVSVVSFAVEKYKVNDWDQFVINLPYWHNAMGTHPEYKWDNETIQKYNLLATPSYFVLDKDKKIIAVPNDLADVKKYFDNLQEEESEEEE
- a CDS encoding YraN family protein; the encoded protein is MAQHNDLGEKGEQLAIEYLQNKGYIIVEKNYRFKKAEVDIIAQKLDTLIVVEVKTRSSSYFGNPQNFVNPKKIKLLVYAIDNYVNQKDLDVEIRFDIIAILKSKEGFNIHHIEDAFLYF
- a CDS encoding S66 peptidase family protein; the protein is MNLITPPSLQKGDTIAIIAPAGILKNRKHIIDKAKKLAESWGLKVVYGKHMFNQSHHFAGTDEQRCQDFQDALDNSNIKAIWSARGGYGSVRILDKLDFSKFIENPKWVIGYSDITAFHNHIHNLGVETIHGIMGTSLQDKPEVIAKSIASLKKTLFGKSLSYNISASKYNQLGSFKGGLVGGNIAILASMLGSDSQISTENKVLFIEEIGEYKYSIDRMLQSLKRAGYFTKVSGVIVGDMTKVKKNSTPWGSSIEQLILDLIPKEIPVIFNFPAGHEPDNRALIMGRMVEVNSIGKIVTVKFK
- the metG gene encoding methionine--tRNA ligase, giving the protein MTTPKRYTITAALPYTNGPIHIGHLAGVYVPGDIYSRFLRGKGKDVAFICGSDEHGVAIPMRAKKEGVTPQHIIDKYHGIIKKSFVDFGISFDNYSRTSSEIHHKTASEFFTKLYNDGEFIEEVTEQLYDAEANQYLADRFVVGTCPKCGNEESYGDQCEKCGTSHNATDLINPKSAITGNVPSLKETKHWFLPLDKHEDFLRKWILEGHKSDWKPNVLGQCKSWIDDGLRPRAVTRDLDWGIPVPAEGADGKVLYVWFDAPIGYISSTKEWAAREGKNWEDYWKKDDTKLVHFIGKDNIVFHCLIFPSMLKAHGDYILPENVPANEFLNLEGNKLSTSKNWAVWLHEYLEDFPNQQDVLRYTLTANAPESKDNDFTWKDFQAKNNNELVAIFGNFINRVVVLTNKYYEGKVPVAGDLSEVDEDTLATLKEFPNVIAKSIERYRFREASQELMNLARLGNKYLADEEPWKMIKVDAERTKTIMNVALQIAAGLAILSEPFLPFTSTKLKSILNIDTALTWNDVSEKEVLISDNHQINEAELLFSKIEDVEIEKQLAKLEATKKANEAENRVLEPQKETIEFDDFTKIDIRVGTITAAEKVAKTKKLLKLTVDVGLDTRTIVSGIAESFKPEDIIGQQVSVVCNLAPRKLKGIESQGMILMIDTPDGKLAFAQPSEKVTNGEFIS
- a CDS encoding YitT family protein; protein product: MNGKKLKNELKNYLFILSGSLILAIGVVGFLAPNKIATGGTSGLSIILNYISNIPIGILLLLLNAPLILVGIKYIGKRFAFRTMISIASLATYVDLFREVIQFPALSTNTLLSTIYGGACVGLGIGLIFKGDASAGGGAIIARILKDKYDFKPGTVILTLDICIVLLSALVFKDLELALWAMLSIFVASKFIDLVVTGRKQNKIVHIASDDLDALNMVIASKMGISGTLIQGNNLSQSNQRNIIFLSINKNRIMTLKNLVEKHDPNAYMIVLEATELLGSSTIN